The Lachnospiraceae bacterium oral taxon 500 genome window below encodes:
- a CDS encoding TetR/AcrR family transcriptional regulator, with product MANGDYDLTHKKILESGKKIFKEQGFEKANLRAICKEAGVTTGAFYGHFEDKESLFAELVEPLIAEIKRYYAMYENKSFDAYKKEKRIGKETIQKILESKAQGTIDTVLHFFENKDVFELLVFGSYGTKYSSFLDELIEIEDKNHFKILSMIYGANHVNDRITNRGIHLLNHAYFYALSEIAVHSEDKEEVRQNAILISNFFNEGWGKIRGL from the coding sequence GTGGCAAATGGAGATTATGATTTAACTCATAAAAAGATATTGGAGAGTGGCAAGAAGATTTTTAAAGAGCAAGGATTTGAAAAAGCAAATTTAAGGGCTATATGCAAAGAAGCGGGTGTTACGACTGGTGCTTTTTATGGTCATTTTGAGGATAAAGAAAGTCTTTTTGCAGAATTAGTAGAACCTCTTATAGCTGAAATTAAAAGATATTATGCTATGTATGAGAATAAGAGCTTTGATGCTTATAAAAAGGAAAAAAGAATAGGAAAAGAAACTATTCAAAAGATTTTGGAGTCAAAAGCACAGGGCACGATTGATACAGTTTTGCATTTTTTTGAAAACAAAGATGTGTTTGAACTTTTAGTATTTGGATCTTATGGAACTAAATATAGCAGTTTTTTAGATGAACTTATAGAAATTGAAGATAAAAATCATTTTAAAATATTAAGTATGATTTATGGTGCAAATCATGTTAATGACAGAATAACAAACAGAGGTATTCATTTGCTTAATCATGCGTATTTTTATGCCTTGTCTGAGATTGCTGTACATTCTGAAGATAAAGAAGAAGTAAGACAAAACGCAATTCTAATTTCAAACTTTTTTAATGAAGGATGGGGGAAAATACGAGGATTATAA
- a CDS encoding plasmid mobilization relaxosome protein MobC, translating to MANRIRNERLEIKLTKEEKALFEEKRKLAKCRNMSHFIRKCVLEKEIYQVDLEPFRDLQGLLSNATNNINQIAKRVNSTGVIYKEDIGDMKQEIEHFSKELWQIHSLLLNRTSGGD from the coding sequence ATGGCAAACAGAATACGAAATGAACGACTTGAAATTAAGTTGACCAAAGAAGAAAAAGCTCTTTTTGAGGAGAAAAGGAAACTTGCAAAGTGTAGAAATATGAGCCACTTTATCCGCAAATGCGTTTTGGAAAAGGAAATTTATCAGGTAGATTTAGAGCCTTTTAGGGATTTACAAGGCTTACTTTCCAACGCAACAAACAACATCAATCAGATTGCAAAGCGTGTAAATTCGACCGGTGTTATCTACAAAGAGGACATAGGCGATATGAAACAAGAGATTGAACATTTTTCAAAAGAACTGTGGCAAATTCATTCCTTGCTTCTAAACAGGACTTCCGGAGGTGATTAA